A section of the Leptospira noumeaensis genome encodes:
- a CDS encoding SulP family inorganic anion transporter, which produces MFSKLKNDLPASLVVFLVALPLCLGVALASGAPLLSGVISGVIGGVIVGFLSHSNTSVSGPAAGLVTLVLAAIAGLGDYRTFLLAVFLAGFIQIAIGFLRGGFIANYIPSNVIQGLLASIGIILILKQIPHAVGFDVDPEEDFIFFQKDGENTFSELFNIINFFSWGAVAIAISSLILMIGYDKSKWKPLKFLPSPVLVILLGVLINGIFQTFYPGLYLSEKHLVSIPNIKNWESVFFFPNFSAIAETKVWYFAFTIAAFATLETLLNLDAVERIDPHKRLASPNRELVAQGVGNSISGLIGGLPITSVIVRSSVNIYAGAETKLSTIFHGILLSLSVVFFGSFLNLIPLSSLAVILIVTGFKLTNLNLYLSIYKKGFYQFLPFIATIVAIIFTDLLTGVLIGLSISFIFILKNNYKNPFMVETETLNIGETVRIELPNQVSFLNKASIKDTLWALPENSKLIVDASNCNFIDHDILEVLEEFKTVVSVEKKIQLNLIGLKDSYELSDQVQFVNILDKEAQQKLTPDEILDFLKRGNERFVKGKWSEKYFKHQVNATAFGQNPIAVVLSCIDSRTSPEIIFDAGLGDIISIRIAGNIVNDEILGSLELSCDKIGTKLVVVLGHSNCGAVSSAIYALREGNIASVTKKIQKAIDESEKIIQPIQKENEHIFNHVVKANVKNSIEEILAKSPYLSEKVKTKEIKIVAGFYDTSLGEVQFFET; this is translated from the coding sequence ATGTTTTCCAAACTCAAAAATGATCTTCCCGCAAGCCTAGTTGTCTTTTTAGTCGCACTTCCTCTCTGTTTGGGGGTGGCTTTAGCAAGTGGGGCACCGCTACTTTCTGGGGTGATTTCAGGAGTGATCGGTGGGGTCATTGTTGGATTCTTAAGCCACTCGAATACAAGTGTTAGTGGCCCGGCTGCTGGTCTTGTCACTTTGGTTTTAGCTGCCATTGCAGGACTCGGGGATTACCGAACCTTTCTCCTTGCTGTTTTTCTTGCGGGGTTCATCCAAATCGCAATCGGATTTTTACGCGGTGGATTTATCGCCAATTACATTCCTTCCAACGTAATCCAGGGTTTACTCGCATCCATAGGAATCATCCTCATCCTCAAACAAATTCCCCATGCAGTAGGATTTGATGTGGATCCGGAAGAAGACTTTATTTTTTTCCAAAAAGATGGTGAGAACACTTTCTCAGAACTTTTTAATATTATAAACTTTTTCTCATGGGGTGCCGTCGCCATTGCCATATCTTCTCTTATTTTAATGATTGGTTACGACAAATCCAAATGGAAACCTTTAAAGTTTTTACCATCACCAGTGCTTGTCATCCTTCTTGGAGTTTTGATTAATGGAATCTTTCAAACCTTCTATCCTGGACTTTATCTTTCCGAAAAACATTTAGTATCAATACCTAATATAAAAAACTGGGAATCTGTATTTTTCTTTCCTAACTTTTCTGCAATTGCTGAAACCAAGGTTTGGTATTTTGCATTTACCATTGCTGCTTTTGCCACTTTGGAAACTTTATTAAACTTAGATGCAGTAGAAAGGATTGATCCCCACAAACGGCTTGCATCGCCAAACAGAGAACTGGTGGCACAAGGAGTAGGGAATTCTATATCTGGTTTGATTGGTGGTTTACCGATCACCTCAGTGATTGTCAGAAGTTCCGTAAATATTTATGCGGGAGCAGAAACCAAACTATCGACAATTTTTCACGGAATATTACTTTCACTGAGTGTCGTATTTTTTGGTTCTTTTTTAAACTTAATTCCACTTTCGTCTTTGGCAGTCATTCTGATTGTCACAGGATTTAAACTCACCAACCTCAATCTCTACCTTTCAATTTATAAAAAAGGATTTTATCAATTCCTTCCTTTTATTGCGACTATCGTTGCCATCATTTTTACAGATCTTCTAACAGGAGTCCTAATTGGTTTATCCATTAGTTTTATTTTTATCCTTAAAAATAACTACAAAAACCCGTTTATGGTGGAAACCGAAACTTTAAACATTGGCGAAACAGTTCGTATCGAACTTCCGAACCAAGTTTCCTTTTTGAACAAAGCCTCAATCAAAGATACACTTTGGGCATTGCCAGAAAACTCAAAACTGATTGTGGACGCTTCCAATTGTAATTTCATTGACCACGATATTTTAGAAGTTTTGGAAGAATTTAAAACTGTCGTTTCTGTAGAGAAAAAAATCCAACTGAATTTAATCGGGCTAAAAGATTCTTATGAACTCAGCGATCAAGTTCAATTTGTGAATATCTTAGATAAAGAAGCCCAACAAAAACTCACACCAGATGAAATCTTAGATTTTCTAAAAAGAGGAAATGAACGATTCGTAAAAGGAAAATGGTCTGAAAAATATTTCAAACACCAAGTCAATGCTACTGCCTTTGGACAAAATCCGATCGCAGTTGTATTATCTTGTATTGATTCCAGAACCAGTCCTGAGATTATTTTTGATGCAGGGCTTGGGGACATCATTTCCATTCGTATCGCGGGAAATATTGTAAATGATGAAATTTTAGGAAGTTTAGAATTATCTTGTGATAAAATTGGAACCAAACTGGTTGTGGTTCTCGGTCATTCCAACTGTGGTGCTGTATCTAGTGCCATCTATGCACTTCGCGAAGGTAACATTGCAAGTGTGACTAAAAAAATCCAAAAAGCCATCGATGAGTCTGAAAAAATCATTCAACCCATCCAAAAAGAAAATGAACATATTTTCAATCATGTAGTGAAAGCCAATGTGAAAAATTCCATTGAAGAAATTTTGGCAAAAAGTCCTTACCTTTCTGAAAAAGTAAAAACGAAAGAAATCAAAATTGTTGCCGGATTTTATGATACATCTTTAGGAGAAGTTCAGTTTTTCGAAACTTAA
- a CDS encoding DoxX family membrane protein: protein MKIAYLIVRILLGALFLFSSVVVLFNLVPQPETTGDLKIFNDGIKASGYLMTLIKVTELVVAIAFLSGRFVPLASIVIAPIAINILFVHLTIAPEGIPVGIFVVVANAFLAYVNWNVYKPLFVPVNK, encoded by the coding sequence ATGAAAATTGCTTATTTAATTGTTAGGATTTTGCTTGGTGCATTATTCCTATTTTCTTCGGTTGTAGTCCTCTTTAACTTGGTTCCGCAGCCAGAAACTACCGGAGATTTAAAGATATTTAATGACGGGATCAAAGCTTCAGGTTACTTAATGACTCTCATTAAAGTGACTGAACTTGTGGTTGCGATTGCATTCCTTTCGGGAAGATTTGTCCCACTGGCTTCGATTGTCATTGCTCCCATTGCCATTAATATTTTGTTTGTCCACCTAACCATTGCTCCAGAAGGAATTCCTGTGGGGATTTTTGTAGTTGTGGCAAATGCTTTTCTTGCTTATGTGAATTGGAATGTCTACAAACCACTGTTTGTTCCTGTAAATAAATAG
- a CDS encoding succinate dehydrogenase cytochrome b subunit, producing MTLSLDFFRSSIGKKIIMAITGFIWFGFVIVHMVGNLQVFQGPEKLNTYAKFLKDLGPLLWVARIGLIVAFFGHVCTAILLKFENSSARPVSYAKGSTIQASVASRTMAYSGLLLLTFLVYHLAHFTLGITNPEHYSFEYILKNGDVVHDVYAMVILGFQDPIISGTYIVFMVFLALHFSHALGSMFQTLGILSPKHNPTIQKISTGLGLLVFLGNCSMPISILLGYVR from the coding sequence ATGACGTTGAGTCTAGACTTCTTTCGATCCTCAATTGGAAAGAAGATCATAATGGCCATTACCGGATTTATCTGGTTTGGATTCGTGATCGTTCATATGGTCGGAAACCTTCAAGTTTTCCAAGGACCAGAAAAATTAAACACCTATGCAAAGTTTCTCAAGGATTTAGGACCCCTACTGTGGGTAGCAAGGATTGGACTGATTGTGGCTTTTTTTGGCCATGTTTGTACAGCTATCCTTCTAAAATTTGAGAACTCTAGTGCAAGGCCTGTATCTTATGCTAAGGGTTCTACCATCCAAGCATCTGTTGCTTCTCGCACAATGGCTTATAGTGGGCTTCTTTTACTCACGTTTCTTGTTTACCACCTTGCACATTTTACTTTAGGAATCACTAACCCAGAACATTACAGTTTTGAATACATTCTTAAAAACGGCGATGTGGTGCATGATGTTTATGCGATGGTGATATTAGGATTTCAAGATCCGATCATTTCAGGAACATACATTGTTTTTATGGTTTTCCTTGCTCTTCATTTTTCCCATGCTTTGGGATCAATGTTTCAGACTTTGGGAATCCTTTCACCAAAACACAACCCTACCATTCAGAAAATTTCTACAGGACTTGGTCTTCTTGTTTTCCTTGGAAATTGTTCCATGCCAATCTCGATTTTACTCGGGTATGTTCGTTAA
- a CDS encoding SRPBCC family protein, which translates to MINKNTETIIENNKVTYKRYFDVDANLLFEVWSKPEHLSEWWGPDGFTLTIKSLDFSDGGIWEFVMHGPDGHDYKNKIQFIEIKKPKLISYKHIGDGEGDEDVNFQSRIIFESSGEGTNLIMEQIFSSKQELERVNAKYGAIEGGKQHVGNLAKYLDRIR; encoded by the coding sequence ATGATCAATAAAAATACAGAGACAATCATCGAGAATAATAAAGTTACTTATAAACGATACTTTGATGTAGATGCCAATTTGCTTTTCGAAGTTTGGTCAAAACCTGAACACCTTTCTGAATGGTGGGGACCGGATGGATTTACCTTAACGATTAAAAGTTTAGATTTTTCCGACGGTGGAATTTGGGAATTTGTTATGCACGGCCCAGACGGTCATGATTACAAAAACAAAATCCAGTTTATTGAAATCAAAAAACCGAAACTCATTTCTTACAAACATATTGGGGATGGCGAAGGAGATGAAGACGTAAATTTCCAATCCAGAATTATTTTTGAGTCTTCGGGTGAAGGAACTAATCTCATCATGGAACAGATTTTTTCCAGCAAACAAGAGTTAGAAAGAGTTAATGCCAAATATGGTGCTATTGAAGGTGGAAAACAACATGTCGGAAATTTAGCTAAGTATTTGGATAGAATTCGGTAG